A section of the Nitrospirota bacterium genome encodes:
- the atpH gene encoding ATP synthase F1 subunit delta: protein MLKNIVAKRYAKAFFNLIYAPSSSDPSFLKALDLAKDISETIPANPVFKNILFNPSYGMETRKAVLLKVVDSQVKREIPSLAVKFTKNFFSLLVKKNKLVYLPEIIVEIQSLRAGLAKTTPLVLTVPVALSAGQINTFTKKFENILQRPISLTVKTSPEILGGMTMQIGSQVFDATLQMKLAHLKGSLTG, encoded by the coding sequence TTGCTGAAAAATATCGTTGCGAAAAGATACGCGAAAGCCTTTTTTAATCTCATTTATGCTCCATCAAGTTCGGATCCCTCCTTTTTAAAAGCCCTTGATTTGGCAAAAGACATTTCTGAAACGATTCCTGCCAATCCCGTGTTTAAAAATATTTTATTTAACCCTTCCTATGGAATGGAAACCAGGAAAGCGGTGTTGCTGAAGGTTGTGGATTCCCAGGTAAAACGGGAAATTCCGTCCCTGGCCGTCAAGTTTACTAAAAATTTTTTTTCGCTTTTAGTTAAAAAAAATAAGCTGGTTTATCTTCCCGAAATCATCGTGGAGATTCAGTCGCTAAGGGCGGGTTTGGCAAAAACCACGCCGCTAGTCTTGACGGTGCCGGTGGCGTTATCTGCGGGTCAAATCAATACATTTACTAAAAAATTTGAAAACATTCTGCAACGACCGATTTCTTTAACCGTGAAAACCTCCCCCGAAATTCTCGGTGGAATGACGATGCAGATCGGATCTCAAGTTTTTGACGCCACTCTTCAAATGAAGCTGGCACATTTAAAAGGCAGTTTAACAGGGTAA